The Sporocytophaga myxococcoides genome contains a region encoding:
- a CDS encoding leucine-rich repeat domain-containing protein gives MKQFFTVGLIFIFITLSSFNQPDAKTYYENGLASLNRKEYIQAIGEFTNAISLKPDFADAYYHRAYAKDLLGKKMGFFSSELCTDFVSAMKLGKEDAAAKLEKSCMGECFDLDGAFFEPEVVYCADFSSKILTDLPANSDHLIYLVKLNFFNNKATTISDKFGKLTALLSLDLNSNQITTVSPSIGKLVHLKELSLNKNKITTLPYEFGNLKNLKILNLRQNALAELPKSVATLSSLETLDLALNKLTSLPIEIANLKNLKTLVLVGNELSKKEQDKVKALLPNTTIHFE, from the coding sequence ATGAAACAGTTTTTTACCGTAGGCCTTATTTTCATTTTCATAACGCTTTCCAGTTTTAATCAGCCTGATGCCAAGACTTATTATGAAAATGGTTTAGCTAGTCTTAATAGAAAAGAATATATTCAGGCCATTGGGGAATTTACCAACGCAATTAGCTTAAAACCTGATTTTGCAGATGCTTATTACCATCGAGCATATGCTAAGGATCTTTTAGGCAAGAAAATGGGATTCTTCAGCTCAGAGCTATGTACTGATTTTGTAAGTGCAATGAAATTGGGGAAAGAAGATGCCGCTGCAAAACTTGAAAAGAGCTGCATGGGCGAATGTTTTGACCTGGATGGTGCTTTTTTTGAACCGGAAGTAGTTTATTGTGCGGATTTTAGCTCTAAAATTCTGACCGATTTACCGGCAAATAGTGACCACCTGATTTACCTGGTAAAACTTAATTTCTTTAATAACAAAGCAACTACAATCTCTGATAAATTCGGGAAACTAACTGCTCTGTTATCATTAGATCTTAATAGTAACCAGATAACAACTGTTTCTCCTTCTATAGGAAAATTAGTACATCTCAAGGAATTAAGTCTTAACAAAAATAAAATTACGACGCTTCCTTATGAATTCGGGAATCTGAAAAATCTTAAGATATTAAATCTAAGACAAAACGCATTAGCAGAGTTACCCAAATCTGTCGCAACTTTATCCTCTCTTGAAACTCTTGACCTGGCGCTAAACAAACTAACCAGTTTGCCAATAGAAATAGCAAACTTAAAAAATCTTAAAACTCTTGTTCTGGTTGGAAATGAGTTAAGTAAAAAAGAACAAGATAAGGTAAAAGCCTTATTACCAAACACTACCATTCACTTCGAATAA
- a CDS encoding aminopeptidase P N-terminal domain-containing protein yields MKYLPIDKGLFVKNRSNFVSQLKPGSIAIFVSNDIYPTNADGTLPFRQNNDLFYLSGIDQEETILVLFPDAKSESLREILFIRETNEHIATWEGNKLTKTEASAASGIPTIYWSSQFKSVLNSLIFDCSSIYLNYNEHTRADKQVLSKEERFAKWCKKNYPLHTYERSAPILHKLRSIKSEIEIEQMKTAVNITEKAFRRVLNFVKPGVMEYEIEAEIAYEFLKNRSRGPAYQSIIASGANSCILHYVVNDQRCKDGDILLLDFGAEYANYAADLTRSIPVNGKYTSRQKDVYNAVLKVMKEAKKLLVAGNNFKTYNETVGKIVEEELIKLKLLDNKEVKNQDPANPLYRKYFMHGVSHYLGLDVHDVGSRNAIFENGMVFTVEPGIYIKEEGLGIRIENNILLSEKGPIDLMENIPIEADEIEELMNSGK; encoded by the coding sequence ATGAAATACCTACCTATTGATAAGGGCCTTTTTGTAAAAAACAGATCAAATTTTGTTAGTCAACTTAAACCCGGGTCCATTGCAATATTTGTTTCCAATGATATATATCCCACCAATGCTGACGGCACTCTGCCCTTCCGACAAAATAACGATCTATTTTACCTCTCAGGTATAGACCAGGAAGAGACTATTCTTGTTTTATTTCCTGATGCAAAAAGTGAGTCTCTAAGGGAAATTCTTTTTATCAGAGAAACGAATGAACATATCGCAACCTGGGAAGGAAACAAACTTACTAAAACCGAAGCTTCAGCGGCATCAGGGATTCCCACTATATACTGGTCTTCTCAGTTTAAATCTGTATTAAACTCTTTAATATTCGACTGCTCTTCGATTTACTTAAACTACAATGAGCATACCAGAGCAGATAAACAAGTATTGTCAAAGGAAGAAAGATTTGCAAAATGGTGTAAGAAAAATTACCCCTTACATACCTATGAACGATCTGCTCCCATTCTTCATAAACTCCGGTCAATAAAATCAGAAATAGAAATAGAACAGATGAAAACAGCTGTGAATATCACAGAAAAAGCTTTCAGGAGAGTACTAAACTTCGTAAAACCTGGAGTAATGGAATACGAAATTGAGGCAGAAATAGCTTACGAATTTCTTAAAAACCGTTCACGCGGACCTGCTTATCAATCCATAATCGCTTCTGGAGCAAACAGTTGTATTCTACATTATGTAGTAAATGACCAAAGGTGTAAAGATGGGGATATACTGCTCCTGGACTTTGGAGCGGAATATGCCAACTATGCTGCAGACCTCACCAGAAGTATACCAGTAAATGGAAAATACACCTCAAGACAGAAAGATGTTTACAATGCCGTCCTTAAAGTCATGAAAGAAGCTAAAAAACTCTTGGTGGCAGGAAATAATTTTAAAACCTACAATGAAACCGTAGGTAAAATTGTGGAAGAAGAATTAATAAAACTAAAACTACTTGACAATAAGGAAGTTAAAAACCAAGACCCAGCCAATCCATTATACAGAAAATATTTTATGCATGGAGTCAGTCACTACCTAGGTCTGGACGTACACGATGTAGGCAGCAGAAATGCCATATTTGAAAACGGAATGGTTTTTACCGTCGAGCCAGGCATTTATATTAAAGAAGAAGGATTAGGCATACGAATTGAAAATAATATACTTCTTTCAGAAAAAGGACCAATCGATTTAATGGAAAATATTCCAATTGAAGCTGACGAAATTGAAGAACTAATGAATTCAGGCAAATAA
- a CDS encoding S8 family serine peptidase, producing MNKIIKTIFFCFISVYSFGQNKYWVNFKDKDIQNYDYEKYLSSETIKNRKRFNLALYQYSDVPVNPLYIKTLTNSGIDIQSKSRWFNSVSVFLNQDQLKQISEMPFVASVEPVNRDIIITGSETNLKPENYHIAMIQMQSNAMLAKNLTGEGVTIGVIDAGFLQANSDRYLVHLFEEERIKGQRDFQDPSRKDIMSESATDADSHGTTVLQMISGYYPQQKTQTGLAVNSNFYLARTENGAREYRGEEDKWIEAIEWLDSLGVRLVNTSLGYAINMDDPKENYKPEEMNGKTTRISKAAQTAVADKGIFVVVSAGNEGSNPGWRIISSPADAEGVLSVGATRDRYWDKISYSSIGPEFLNYMKPNVSCFSPNGTSFSAPAVAGFVACLMQMDPNKSNKELKAIMEKSGHLYPYGNNFIGYGVPLASRAIALMENPDFKLTHSDEKHVSGSKVQIKIDKNLNADVVLFHKKNETIVKYQEIGTVHKGRLKIKRIPGIARTTVAFGQEVLEIIWD from the coding sequence ATGAATAAAATAATAAAAACCATATTCTTTTGTTTCATTTCAGTTTATTCGTTCGGCCAGAATAAATACTGGGTTAATTTTAAAGATAAAGATATTCAGAATTATGATTACGAAAAGTATTTAAGTTCCGAAACGATCAAAAACAGAAAACGATTTAATCTGGCACTATATCAATACTCAGATGTGCCTGTTAATCCGCTATATATTAAGACGCTCACTAATTCCGGTATTGACATTCAAAGTAAATCACGATGGTTTAATTCCGTCTCTGTATTTCTTAATCAAGACCAGTTGAAGCAAATATCCGAAATGCCTTTTGTTGCATCAGTGGAACCGGTTAACAGGGATATTATCATTACTGGTAGCGAAACTAATTTGAAACCGGAAAACTATCATATCGCAATGATACAGATGCAGTCGAATGCAATGCTGGCTAAAAACCTTACAGGGGAAGGTGTTACCATAGGTGTAATAGATGCAGGTTTTCTTCAGGCTAATTCAGATAGATATCTTGTTCATTTATTTGAAGAAGAAAGGATTAAAGGCCAGAGAGATTTTCAGGATCCTTCCAGAAAGGACATAATGAGTGAATCTGCTACTGATGCTGATTCTCATGGAACAACCGTACTTCAGATGATAAGTGGATATTACCCCCAGCAGAAAACTCAGACAGGTTTGGCAGTAAACAGTAATTTTTACCTGGCAAGAACTGAAAATGGTGCAAGAGAATACAGAGGAGAAGAAGATAAGTGGATTGAAGCCATAGAATGGTTGGATAGTTTAGGAGTAAGGCTGGTGAATACTTCTCTGGGATATGCGATAAATATGGATGATCCTAAAGAAAATTATAAACCGGAAGAAATGAACGGAAAAACAACCAGAATAAGTAAAGCAGCTCAGACTGCAGTGGCAGATAAAGGAATATTTGTTGTTGTATCTGCAGGAAACGAAGGTAGTAATCCTGGTTGGAGAATTATTTCTTCTCCTGCTGATGCAGAAGGTGTATTATCTGTGGGAGCAACCAGAGACAGATATTGGGATAAAATTTCATACAGTAGCATTGGTCCTGAGTTTTTAAATTACATGAAACCTAATGTTAGCTGTTTTTCACCAAATGGTACTTCATTTTCTGCTCCCGCTGTTGCAGGATTTGTCGCTTGTCTGATGCAAATGGATCCTAATAAATCTAATAAGGAATTAAAAGCCATTATGGAAAAAAGCGGACATTTATATCCTTATGGGAATAACTTTATCGGATATGGAGTTCCTCTTGCTTCAAGAGCCATAGCGCTAATGGAAAATCCAGATTTCAAGTTAACTCATTCTGATGAAAAACATGTTTCAGGCTCCAAGGTTCAGATAAAGATTGATAAAAATCTCAATGCAGATGTAGTTCTGTTTCACAAAAAGAATGAAACAATAGTAAAATACCAGGAAATCGGTACGGTACACAAAGGCAGACTGAAAATCAAGAGAATACCAGGAATCGCCAGAACTACTGTAGCTTTTGGTCAGGAAGTACTGGAGATCATCTGGGACTAG